A region of Crenobacter cavernae DNA encodes the following proteins:
- a CDS encoding DUF58 domain-containing protein, with product MSRPRKRLVARLPREREARLSLRRIYLVPTRFGATLIVVALAVWIGALNYGVSLAYALAFWIVALMIVSVAFAYRQLAGLVIAPQAAEPAFAGDSVSFAVRLDIPGSANGRYELRLLGGEAESRSVSHDQQIPLSLPWPAPERGRLAMPPLEIASSAPFGLVRAFSRVRLASDALVYPRPCEDARDEVGAAGGGDTRVLRTGDEEFSHLEPYRRGDAVRRIAWRVSARRGALVAKRFGGGTLSGAWLIAWRDYPAGCDTETRLSRLAWRVLRAERLGQPWRLHLPDADIAARPRQLDEALAALACFGKRS from the coding sequence ATGTCCCGACCGCGTAAGCGCCTCGTCGCCCGCCTGCCGCGCGAACGCGAGGCGCGCCTGAGCTTGCGACGCATTTATCTCGTGCCGACCCGCTTCGGCGCGACGCTGATCGTGGTCGCGCTGGCGGTGTGGATCGGCGCGCTCAACTACGGCGTCAGCCTTGCCTACGCGCTCGCGTTCTGGATCGTCGCGCTGATGATCGTGTCGGTCGCCTTCGCCTACCGGCAGCTGGCCGGCCTCGTCATCGCTCCGCAAGCGGCCGAGCCCGCTTTCGCCGGCGACAGTGTGAGCTTTGCCGTGCGTCTTGATATCCCCGGCTCGGCCAACGGTCGCTACGAGTTACGCCTGCTCGGTGGCGAGGCCGAGTCCCGTAGCGTCTCTCACGACCAGCAAATTCCCTTGAGCCTGCCGTGGCCGGCGCCCGAGCGCGGCAGGCTCGCGATGCCGCCGCTCGAGATCGCGTCGAGCGCGCCGTTCGGCCTCGTCCGCGCGTTCTCGCGCGTGCGGCTCGCCAGCGACGCGCTCGTCTATCCGCGCCCCTGCGAAGATGCGCGCGACGAGGTCGGCGCGGCCGGCGGCGGCGACACGCGCGTGCTGCGCACGGGCGATGAAGAGTTCTCCCATCTCGAACCCTACCGGCGCGGCGACGCGGTACGTCGTATCGCGTGGCGCGTATCGGCGCGGCGCGGTGCGCTCGTCGCCAAGCGCTTCGGCGGCGGTACGCTAAGCGGTGCGTGGCTGATCGCCTGGCGCGACTACCCGGCAGGCTGCGACACCGAGACGCGCTTGTCGCGGCTCGCATGGCGCGTGCTGCGCGCCGAAAGGCTCGGCCAACCCTGGCGTTTGCACCTGCCCGATGCCGACATCGCTGCGCGCCCGCGTCAGCTCGACGAGGCGCTGGCCGCGCTCGCGTGCTTCGGAAAGCGGTCGTGA
- a CDS encoding transglutaminase TgpA family protein has protein sequence MSGVVQPDVTRSAASAVLAAVAVAGAPLVFFLPGWVGALFVAMLVARGLTLSRGMGLPPRWLLALVVTVPVGLLWLSLNTLVGREGGVALFLLLLGFKALETHTLRDWQVLLALGFFLAATPLLFDQSPLAALWLMLTIASLTVAMAQLAGFSLHGGARAAGRAMALGLPLALLLFLLVPRLPGPLWNLPRSDNSATTGLAEEMAPGSIGRLIPNRAPAFTVVFDGRTPPPSARYWRVRVLDAFDGRAWRYADRVTTRESAVTGGEPLDYWLTATPDKGRLPALDWPIALPQGVRAAPGSLYQMAVPANEAVRIRGRSAGGRVLHEALSPAQRAFYLALPPGNPRTLAEARQSRAAAVSDSTWLKASLDRFRLQWFRYTLEPPPLAGDIVDGFLFETRAGFCEHYAGSLAFLARAAGIPSRVVVGYQGGEYNEVGRFWQVRSSDAHAWAELWLAEEGGWVRVDPTAAVSPERIEAGAAPTLPAARPSLPVVGAAAPDWLRGLEQRWMAARFGWEQWVVGFDAERQRALFAGLGLGQGVGVASVLRGLLAGGALALLPLLWWAWRRRSQAPPLVRAWRRLRHKLAVAGIRVQDSDGPLEMRSRAKSLPDDDFRRVEALLKAYVALRYRSRDADPAAERAWCRAVARLRLVKMRA, from the coding sequence GTGAGCGGCGTCGTGCAGCCAGACGTGACGCGCAGTGCGGCGTCAGCCGTGCTCGCCGCCGTCGCGGTGGCCGGCGCGCCGCTCGTCTTTTTCCTGCCAGGCTGGGTCGGCGCGCTGTTCGTCGCGATGCTCGTCGCGCGCGGCCTGACGCTGTCGCGCGGGATGGGCCTGCCGCCGCGCTGGCTGCTCGCGCTCGTCGTCACGGTGCCGGTAGGGCTGCTATGGCTGAGCCTCAACACCTTGGTAGGTCGCGAAGGCGGCGTAGCGCTGTTCCTCTTGCTGCTCGGCTTCAAGGCGTTAGAGACGCATACCTTGCGCGACTGGCAGGTGCTGCTCGCGCTCGGCTTCTTCCTCGCCGCGACACCGCTGCTGTTCGACCAGTCGCCGCTGGCCGCCTTGTGGCTGATGCTGACGATCGCGTCGCTGACCGTCGCGATGGCGCAACTGGCCGGATTTTCCCTGCACGGCGGCGCGCGTGCGGCGGGACGGGCGATGGCACTCGGCCTGCCGCTCGCGCTGCTGCTGTTCCTGCTCGTGCCGCGCCTGCCCGGGCCGTTGTGGAACCTGCCGCGCAGCGACAACAGCGCGACGACAGGGTTGGCCGAAGAGATGGCGCCGGGCAGCATCGGCCGGCTGATCCCGAACCGCGCGCCAGCGTTCACCGTCGTGTTCGACGGACGCACGCCGCCACCGTCGGCGCGCTATTGGCGTGTGCGCGTACTCGACGCTTTCGATGGTCGCGCGTGGCGCTATGCAGATCGAGTGACCACGCGCGAGAGCGCGGTCACCGGCGGCGAGCCGCTCGACTACTGGCTGACGGCGACGCCCGACAAGGGGAGGCTGCCGGCGCTCGACTGGCCGATAGCCTTGCCGCAGGGTGTGCGCGCGGCGCCGGGCAGTCTGTACCAGATGGCGGTGCCGGCGAACGAGGCGGTGCGCATCAGGGGACGCAGCGCAGGCGGGCGCGTGCTGCACGAGGCGCTGAGCCCGGCGCAGCGCGCGTTTTATCTGGCTTTACCGCCGGGCAACCCGCGAACGTTGGCCGAGGCCCGACAGAGCCGGGCGGCCGCCGTTAGCGATTCGACTTGGCTGAAGGCGAGCCTCGATCGTTTCCGTCTGCAGTGGTTCCGCTACACGCTAGAGCCGCCGCCGCTGGCCGGCGACATCGTCGACGGCTTCCTGTTCGAGACGCGCGCCGGCTTCTGCGAGCACTACGCGGGCAGCCTCGCCTTCCTCGCGCGAGCGGCCGGCATCCCGAGCCGCGTGGTGGTTGGCTACCAGGGTGGCGAGTACAACGAGGTCGGCCGATTCTGGCAGGTCCGCTCGTCCGACGCGCACGCGTGGGCAGAGCTATGGTTGGCCGAGGAGGGCGGTTGGGTGCGCGTCGACCCGACCGCAGCGGTGTCGCCCGAGCGCATCGAGGCCGGCGCCGCGCCGACCCTGCCGGCGGCGCGGCCTAGCCTGCCGGTGGTCGGTGCCGCGGCGCCGGACTGGCTGCGCGGGCTCGAGCAGCGCTGGATGGCCGCGCGTTTCGGCTGGGAGCAGTGGGTGGTCGGCTTCGACGCGGAGCGCCAACGTGCCTTGTTCGCCGGGCTGGGGCTCGGCCAAGGTGTGGGCGTCGCTTCGGTACTGCGCGGTTTGCTCGCAGGCGGCGCGCTCGCGCTGTTGCCGCTGCTGTGGTGGGCATGGAGGCGGCGGAGCCAGGCGCCGCCGCTGGTGCGCGCGTGGCGGCGTTTGCGGCACAAGCTCGCCGTGGCCGGTATCCGTGTTCAAGACAGCGACGGACCGCTGGAGATGAGGTCGCGCGCCAAGTCGCTGCCCGACGACGACTTCCGCCGCGTCGAAGCGCTGTTGAAAGCCTACGTCGCGCTGCGCTACCGCAGCCGCGACGCCGATCCGGCGGCCGAGCGCGCGTGGTGCCGTGCGGTGGCGCGGCTGCGCCTTGTGAAAATGCGCGCATGA
- the rpoS gene encoding RNA polymerase sigma factor RpoS, giving the protein MSNDSETLEEDDVAVEEEAEEGRADSEAESEAEEGAEKVRVYEEVADVTQIYLNDIGNNALLTPAEELALSRRVVAGDFEARQKMIEHNLRLVVNIAKHYINRGLALLDLIEEGNIGLMHALEKFDPERGFRFSTYATWWIRQSIERAIMNQSRTIRLPVHVIKELNVYLRASRHLEAQAGREPTIEEIAHLVGKTPDDVRRVMSLNERMASLDAPLDIDPMLSIGESIPDEQYEEPEIQLHNAQLERYVQEWLAQLNDKQRLVIERRYGLNGHEICTLEELAAALGLTRERVRQIQIEGLEQLRRILRRKGIAKDFLF; this is encoded by the coding sequence ATGAGCAACGACAGCGAAACACTGGAAGAAGATGACGTTGCCGTCGAGGAAGAGGCTGAAGAAGGCCGCGCCGACAGCGAAGCGGAAAGCGAAGCCGAGGAAGGCGCCGAGAAGGTGCGCGTCTACGAGGAAGTCGCCGACGTCACCCAGATCTACCTCAACGATATCGGCAACAATGCGCTCCTGACCCCCGCCGAGGAGTTGGCGCTGTCGCGCCGCGTCGTCGCAGGCGATTTCGAAGCCCGGCAGAAGATGATCGAACACAATCTTCGGCTGGTGGTGAACATCGCCAAGCACTACATCAACCGCGGCCTCGCCCTGCTCGACCTGATCGAGGAAGGCAATATCGGCCTGATGCACGCGCTCGAGAAGTTCGACCCCGAGCGCGGTTTCCGTTTCTCGACCTACGCGACCTGGTGGATCCGCCAGAGCATCGAACGCGCGATCATGAACCAGTCGCGCACCATCCGCCTGCCGGTGCACGTCATCAAGGAACTGAACGTCTACCTGCGCGCTTCGCGCCACCTCGAGGCGCAGGCCGGCCGCGAGCCGACGATCGAGGAGATCGCACATCTCGTCGGCAAGACGCCCGACGACGTCCGCCGCGTGATGTCGCTGAACGAGCGCATGGCGTCGCTCGACGCACCGCTCGACATCGACCCGATGCTGTCTATCGGCGAGTCTATCCCCGACGAGCAGTACGAAGAGCCGGAAATCCAGCTGCACAATGCTCAGCTCGAGCGCTATGTGCAGGAATGGCTGGCCCAGCTGAACGACAAGCAGCGCCTGGTGATCGAACGCCGCTACGGCCTGAACGGCCACGAGATCTGCACGCTAGAGGAACTGGCCGCCGCGCTCGGTCTCACGCGCGAACGCGTACGCCAGATCCAGATCGAAGGCCTCGAACAGTTGCGCCGCATCCTGCGCCGCAAGGGCATCGCCAAGGACTTCCTGTTCTAG
- a CDS encoding peptidoglycan DD-metalloendopeptidase family protein, translating to MSKNHLYRSFACVSLVAGLSACTSLTQSGAPIESGSASRQPSSSDTRPAPVKNGGNNGSSATTTPLSRPVVVRPDVRADGTRATTHAVQAGETLYRIAFNNELKYQDLAAWNQLPADFSIKAGQTLRLTPPDGGAMVSVTAGKPATAAPVAAGTTAALKPYPKALKLPYSETAIRSLPAQSEGTTGTGTMPVVAKPETSRPEAIKLQTAKTDGGSAENGSANSAEGAVAGGTDWIWPTQGKVMRGFSDSNKGIDIAGKSGQPVLAVGGGKVVYSGAGLRGYGKLIIIKHDKTYLTAYAHNSQLLVKEGQDVKKGQKIAEMGNSDADQVKLHFEVRRFGKPVDPTQYLDNQS from the coding sequence ATGAGCAAGAATCACCTATACCGTTCTTTCGCATGCGTGAGCCTCGTGGCCGGCCTGTCGGCCTGCACCAGCCTCACGCAAAGCGGCGCGCCGATCGAATCCGGCAGCGCCAGTCGTCAACCGTCGTCGTCCGACACCCGCCCTGCGCCGGTGAAGAACGGGGGGAATAACGGCTCGTCGGCGACGACGACGCCGTTGTCGCGCCCGGTCGTGGTCCGCCCCGACGTGCGTGCTGACGGTACGCGCGCCACCACCCACGCGGTGCAAGCGGGCGAGACGCTGTACCGCATCGCGTTCAACAACGAGCTGAAGTATCAGGACCTGGCGGCGTGGAACCAGTTGCCGGCAGACTTCAGCATCAAGGCCGGGCAGACGCTACGCCTGACCCCGCCGGACGGCGGCGCCATGGTGAGCGTCACGGCGGGCAAACCGGCGACGGCCGCCCCGGTGGCGGCGGGAACGACGGCGGCGCTCAAGCCCTACCCCAAGGCGCTGAAGCTGCCTTACTCGGAAACGGCGATCCGCAGCCTGCCGGCGCAGAGCGAAGGCACGACAGGCACAGGCACCATGCCGGTCGTCGCCAAACCGGAGACAAGCAGGCCGGAAGCGATCAAACTACAAACGGCCAAGACCGACGGCGGCTCCGCCGAGAACGGCTCGGCCAACTCCGCCGAAGGCGCGGTGGCCGGTGGGACCGACTGGATCTGGCCGACGCAGGGCAAGGTGATGCGCGGCTTCTCCGACAGCAACAAGGGCATAGACATCGCCGGCAAGAGCGGACAGCCGGTGCTCGCCGTCGGCGGCGGCAAGGTGGTGTATAGCGGCGCCGGCCTCAGGGGCTACGGCAAGCTGATCATCATCAAGCACGACAAGACCTATTTGACCGCGTACGCGCATAACAGCCAGTTGCTGGTCAAGGAAGGTCAGGACGTCAAGAAGGGGCAGAAGATTGCCGAAATGGGCAATAGCGACGCCGATCAGGTGAAGCTGCACTTTGAGGTCAGGCGTTTTGGCAAACCGGTGGATCCGACGCAATATCTCGACAACCAGTCCTAG
- a CDS encoding protein-L-isoaspartate(D-aspartate) O-methyltransferase, whose protein sequence is MAPSLTQAPRNSGMLSDRTRMRMVERLRQGGIRDERVLAALFEVPRHLFVDEAIATRAYDDTSLPIGHGQTISQPFTVARMTELLIAGRAPGKVLEIGTGCGYQTAVLLKTGAEVYSVERLTPLLDKARQNLRAARLIHARLVHGDGHFGLPEAAPFDGIIMTAAARSVPEALTGQLAEGGRLVMPIGETEQHLWLIEKTAQGLQKTRLDAVRFVPLLPGRQ, encoded by the coding sequence ATGGCTCCATCGCTGACCCAAGCCCCACGCAACTCCGGCATGCTGTCCGACCGCACGCGCATGCGCATGGTCGAGCGTCTGCGCCAGGGCGGCATCCGTGACGAACGCGTGTTGGCGGCCTTGTTCGAGGTGCCGCGCCACCTGTTCGTCGACGAGGCGATCGCCACGCGCGCCTACGACGACACCTCGCTGCCGATCGGCCACGGCCAGACGATCTCGCAGCCTTTCACCGTCGCGCGGATGACCGAACTCTTGATCGCCGGCCGCGCGCCGGGCAAGGTGCTGGAAATCGGCACCGGCTGCGGCTACCAGACCGCCGTGCTGTTGAAAACCGGCGCCGAAGTGTATTCGGTGGAACGTCTGACACCGTTGCTGGACAAAGCTAGACAGAACCTGCGCGCAGCGCGGCTGATCCACGCGCGCCTGGTCCACGGCGACGGCCACTTCGGCCTGCCGGAAGCCGCACCGTTCGACGGCATCATCATGACCGCGGCGGCTCGCAGCGTCCCCGAGGCACTCACCGGCCAACTCGCCGAAGGCGGCCGCCTGGTGATGCCGATCGGCGAGACCGAACAACACCTGTGGCTGATTGAAAAGACGGCTCAGGGGCTGCAAAAGACCCGCCTCGACGCGGTGCGCTTCGTGCCCTTGTTGCCTGGGCGCCAATGA
- the surE gene encoding 5'/3'-nucleotidase SurE produces the protein MRFLLCNDDGYFAPGLAALADTLAHYGEFTVVAPERDMSGASHSLTLDRPLKVRRAANDFYTVNGTPTDCVHLAVTGILDARPDMVISGINHGDNLGDDTLYSGTVAAATEGFLLGLPSLAVSLTGDAAHLDTARLALTDFLDRWLGQPLSGPCLMSLNVPDVPREQYRGIKVTRLGRRHESGPALCSLDPRGETVYWVGPAGAAQDTGEGSDFHAVAQGYASLTPLTVDLTAHSQLATVEQWLHR, from the coding sequence ATGCGGTTTCTGCTCTGCAACGACGACGGTTACTTCGCGCCCGGCCTGGCGGCCCTCGCGGACACGCTCGCCCATTACGGGGAGTTCACCGTCGTCGCGCCGGAACGCGACATGAGCGGCGCCAGCCACTCGCTGACGCTGGACCGGCCGCTGAAGGTACGGCGCGCCGCCAACGACTTCTACACGGTGAACGGCACGCCGACCGACTGCGTGCACCTCGCCGTCACCGGCATCCTCGATGCGCGGCCCGACATGGTGATCTCGGGCATCAACCACGGCGACAACCTCGGCGACGACACGCTGTACTCGGGCACCGTCGCCGCCGCGACCGAAGGCTTCCTGCTCGGCCTGCCGTCGCTGGCGGTCTCGCTGACCGGCGACGCCGCCCACCTCGACACCGCGCGGCTCGCGCTGACCGACTTCCTCGACCGCTGGCTCGGCCAACCCTTGAGCGGCCCGTGCCTCATGAGTCTGAACGTGCCCGACGTGCCGCGTGAACAATACCGCGGCATCAAGGTCACGCGGCTCGGCCGCCGCCACGAGTCCGGCCCGGCGCTGTGTAGCCTCGATCCGCGCGGCGAGACCGTCTATTGGGTCGGCCCGGCCGGCGCCGCCCAGGACACCGGCGAAGGCAGCGATTTTCACGCCGTCGCCCAAGGCTATGCCTCGCTCACCCCGCTGACGGTGGATCTGACCGCCCACAGCCAACTCGCAACGGTAGAACAATGGCTCCATCGCTGA
- the nadA gene encoding quinolinate synthase NadA yields the protein MTRVVTLAHYYTQPEIQQMADKVGDSLELSLYAREAEADIIVFAGVRFMAETAKILNPNARVILPDAQSTCSLVTQTDVAALRRWRESYPDHVHVSYINSSAEHKALSDWIVTSRNVDDIIAHLYEQGKKVIFSPDRNMGAYLNFQYGYDMPLWSAVCEVHDKFNEAALKEAFAAVTGDKYLIAHPESPLPVLTGADYVGSTSGMLNWIKAYQGDAAAVIFVATEDGILYNMRLARPDLDIRQAPIYAGCQCNSCPYMKMNTIEAVKRAQAGQGLEIDYLTAEQMDDARLPIERMLEFSQRYYQ from the coding sequence ATGACTCGCGTAGTCACGCTCGCCCATTACTACACCCAACCAGAAATCCAGCAAATGGCCGACAAGGTCGGCGACAGCCTGGAGCTCTCGCTATACGCGCGCGAAGCCGAGGCGGACATCATCGTGTTCGCCGGGGTGCGTTTCATGGCCGAAACCGCCAAGATCCTCAACCCGAACGCCCGCGTGATCCTGCCGGACGCGCAGTCGACCTGTTCGCTGGTCACCCAGACCGACGTCGCCGCGCTGCGCCGCTGGCGCGAGAGCTACCCGGACCACGTGCACGTGTCGTACATCAACTCCAGCGCCGAACACAAGGCGTTGTCCGACTGGATCGTCACCAGCCGCAACGTCGACGACATCATCGCCCACCTCTATGAACAAGGTAAGAAGGTCATCTTCTCGCCCGACCGCAACATGGGTGCCTACCTGAACTTCCAGTACGGCTACGACATGCCGCTGTGGTCGGCGGTGTGCGAGGTACACGACAAGTTCAACGAGGCGGCACTCAAGGAAGCATTCGCCGCGGTCACCGGCGACAAATACCTGATCGCCCACCCGGAGAGCCCGCTACCGGTACTGACCGGCGCCGACTACGTCGGTTCGACGTCGGGCATGCTGAACTGGATCAAAGCGTATCAGGGCGACGCGGCCGCGGTCATCTTCGTCGCGACCGAAGACGGCATCCTTTACAACATGCGCCTGGCGCGCCCGGATCTCGACATCCGCCAGGCGCCGATCTACGCCGGCTGCCAGTGCAACTCCTGCCCTTACATGAAGATGAACACCATCGAGGCGGTCAAGCGCGCCCAAGCGGGGCAAGGGCTGGAGATCGATTACCTCACCGCCGAACAGATGGACGACGCGCGTCTGCCGATAGAGCGCATGTTGGAATTCAGCCAGCGCTACTACCAGTAA
- a CDS encoding cation diffusion facilitator family transporter, with the protein MSHSFHAHNEHDHLHTPHDDDHVANHEQRVHGHGLAGHAARAASSRSLTLALAITFGYALVEAAGGVWSGSLALLSDAGHMLTDSMALFLAVLMARVSQKPASNHHSYGMGRAEVVGAFINGLFMLGVIVFIAVEAVARMLHPLPVNGAGVMAIALVGLAVNLLSAWVLSQGAHSLNSRAALLHVMGDLLGSVAAIVAGAVIYFTGWTLADPILSVLVALLILNSTWRLLRQSLLVLMEGVPAHLDYNKVGRGLAAVPGVLSVHDLHIWTMSAERVALSAHLRVASPGEWPRVLAHCQRTLSGRYGIDHITLQPEWPLAAPGGRQLKVAVRASERPQ; encoded by the coding sequence ATGTCGCATTCTTTCCACGCGCACAACGAGCACGATCATCTGCATACGCCGCACGACGACGACCACGTGGCCAATCATGAGCAGCGCGTGCACGGCCACGGCCTGGCCGGCCACGCCGCGCGCGCGGCGAGCAGTCGTTCGCTGACGCTGGCGCTGGCGATCACCTTCGGCTACGCGCTGGTCGAGGCGGCCGGCGGCGTGTGGAGCGGTTCGCTCGCGCTGTTGTCGGATGCCGGTCACATGCTGACCGATTCGATGGCGTTGTTCCTTGCGGTGCTGATGGCGCGCGTCAGCCAGAAGCCGGCGTCGAACCATCACTCGTACGGCATGGGGCGCGCCGAGGTGGTCGGCGCCTTCATCAACGGCCTGTTCATGCTCGGCGTGATCGTCTTCATCGCGGTCGAGGCGGTCGCACGCATGCTCCATCCGCTGCCGGTGAACGGCGCCGGCGTGATGGCTATCGCGCTCGTCGGCCTCGCAGTGAACCTGCTGTCGGCGTGGGTGCTGTCGCAGGGCGCGCATTCGCTGAACAGTCGCGCCGCGCTGTTGCACGTGATGGGTGACCTGTTGGGCTCGGTCGCGGCGATCGTCGCCGGTGCGGTGATCTACTTCACCGGCTGGACGCTGGCCGACCCGATCCTGTCGGTGCTGGTCGCGCTCTTGATCCTCAATTCGACGTGGCGGCTGTTGAGACAGTCGCTGTTGGTGTTGATGGAAGGCGTGCCGGCCCACCTCGACTACAACAAGGTTGGCCGAGGGCTGGCGGCGGTGCCCGGTGTGTTGTCGGTACACGACCTGCACATCTGGACCATGTCGGCCGAGCGGGTCGCGCTGTCGGCGCACCTGCGCGTGGCGAGCCCGGGGGAGTGGCCGCGCGTGCTCGCGCACTGCCAGCGCACGCTGTCCGGCCGCTACGGCATCGATCACATCACGCTGCAACCCGAATGGCCGCTGGCCGCGCCCGGCGGGCGCCAGCTCAAGGTCGCGGTGCGCGCATCGGAGAGGCCGCAATGA